A region of the Phaeodactylum tricornutum CCAP 1055/1 chromosome 1, whole genome shotgun sequence genome:
GTAGCTGACGAGTTGATCGGTACCGCAATTGAAAACACGTTGGGCAATCGCGGCGGCTTCGTCATTCAAGGGTGCCGCCAAGAGTGAGGCCACGTCTTCGGCGTTAGTGAGAGAAAGCTTTTGCGTCCCGTCACCGGGAATAGGCAGCGGCAGTTCTCGTACGAGTCGATCAAAGTACCAGTCGATGTAGTCGTGTTTGTTGGCCTTGGGACCGTAAATGTACTGTGGCCGGAAGGTGACCAAGGGCAATCCCTGTTGAATCGCGTACTGATCGAACTGATTCTGTCCGGCACTTTCCTTGATCGGTGTCGTTTCTGGCATGGGAAAGGGAGCATCCGCCGTAGGTTGGTACATTCCAGCGGAAGATACGTACGTGAACAGTTTGACGTTCCAAGCTTTGGCGAGATCGCAGATGGCCTGTCCAGCACCCTTGGGGGACTTGGAGGCATTGTCCCAAACATAATCAAAGGCGGCGTCTTTCCCGAGAATGTCTTGCAGCGCAGTGGCGGTCATAGATTCGTCGCCGAGACTAGCCTTGACGACTTTCACGTCCGGTAGGTCCGTGGCGTAGGACTGGAAAGGTTCCGCGGAATCTTTGCAGGCATCGTCTTGTAGAATGGTCACGGAAGTGATTTTGTCGTTGTCCGACAAAACCTTGGCGAGCTGAAAGCCGAGCTCTCCGTGACCGCCGCCCTTATTTTGGACAATCAAGGCAGCGCTCATGTACAGGTGCGTGGTCGCGGCCGATCCATGATGCGACTTGCTACGACTATGCTGCGGCACAAACGCCGACGCGGAAAATAGCGTTACTAGAGTAGAAGCGAAAGCCCAGCGAGTTAGACTCATAATGCGCTTTCGAACGGTGCGAACCAATCTATTGTATAATTGCTCGCTCTAGTAGTAACGAGTGTCCACACAgccttgacagtgagtctcGTATGCtttgtccttttcttcctggTGCCATGCCAACCTCATTTTGTTTACTAGGTCCGTAGTAGCTGACGTATGTATGTAGAGATGATTGTTTCTCATGTTTCCCGTAAACCCGTGAATCGACAGCGTTTGCATTAGTAGTTGTTTGTACTCAAAATAATCCAACCATTTGCAAGTTGAAGGCTTCTGGATTGCCGGGTTCTGTTTCGGGCTGGCATGTCTGTAGCTTGGTTTGCTTTTGACGTAGTTCGGATCTGTGTACACGCGTCCAGACCAAGAGTGACCACTCGGTACGTAGGGTACCATGCTCTGATCCGCGTTTCTGGTATCCCACCAACCCCACAGGCCGATCCAGTGACATTGCAAGCCGATCCGAGGGAAGGTCACCAATCTTGTTCGAAAGAAACACATCCGCTGCCTGGAATCCTTCTGTCACTAACAGTCAATCCGGCAAGAAAGGTCTCCCAAGGAACGAATCGATCTGAATTGGCTACGTTGCCTCTGATTGACGACAACGATCGTATGGGTCTTTCGTTTCTATCATTATGCGCCGTGctgacggcgtcgtccgcAATGGCCTTTGTCACCACCCGATCACCGGCTTGCAACGACGTGACTCGATCACTGCATAGAATCAATACAAGGCACATGACCTACCCATTTTACCCGGCATCCTCTCTCCGTATCTCCACGCGCGTTGCGAGCACGGCGGTTCCTCCGGAAGACGTTGCCTTTGACAAGCTAAGTTTACCCGCTCGCGAGGGCCGGCCTCTGAAGATTGCTATTGCCGGCGGTGGGGTAGGCGGTTTGACGACCGCTCTCTGCATGTTGAAAAAGGGTTTCGACGTGACGGTGTACGAGAAGACTGCCGCCTTTGCCCGCTTTGGGGGACCCATCCAGTTTGCCTCCAACGCCTTGTCAGTCCTGAAAGAAATCGACGAAACCCTCTTTGAGCGTGTCATGGACAAGTTCACTTTCACCGGAACACGAACCTGTGGGATCAAGGACGGTTTGCGAGCGGATGGAAGCTTCCGGATGACGGAAGATCGTCTGGATTATTTGTGGAATCCGGATGCTCCGGCCGATTGGTTCGTCAAATTTCCGCTCAAAGTACGTTGCAACACACTCCAACCATTCACAATCGAGGCCGTAACACGAAAACTTACCTTTCACTTCTTTGGTATTATTATCTCTAGCAATGCGCCGATTTGTTCGGTTTACCCTACACGGGTGTCATTGACCGTCCCGATTTACAAGAAATTCTCATTGACGAATGCCGCAAACTTAAACCCGACTTTCTCATCAACGGCAATCCCGTCGTAGGTTACGAAGACTTAGGCAAAGGCCAAGGTGTGACAATCAATTTAAACGATCAGACAACTGCGTCCGCCGATGTTCTAGTAGGATCGGACGGAATTTGGTCAGCCGTACGTGACCAAATGTACAAGGAAGGTGGTGTCAAATCTACCAGTGccaacaagaagaaacggCAGGGATGCGACTATTCCGGATACACCGTCTTTGCGGGAGAAACAATCCTCAAGACCCCGGACTACTATGCAACTGGATACAAGGTATACATCGGACCCAAGCGGTACTTTGTTACGAGTGATGTCGGTGATGGCCGCATTCAGTGGTACGCCTTCTTTGCGCTACCTCCCGGAACCAAAAAAGCTCCCAGCGGTTGGGGTGGCTCCACTCGTGACGGACAGACGGATCCGGAGGAGAATCTGGTAGACTACGTCAAGGGCTTGCATGAAGGATGGAGCGATGAAGTCATGATGGTTTTGGACTCGACGTCACCAGACAGTGTGGAACAACGTGACTTGTACGATCGGGCGCCCGAATTATTTCGCAGTTGGGCGAATGGCAACGTCGTACTCATTGGTGATGCAGTACACGCCATGATGCCAAACTTGGGTCAAGGAGGTTGCCAGGCAATTGAAGACGCCTACGTCTTGACGGAAACTTTGGCGAACACACGCACCACAGAAAAGCTGCAAGATGCATTACAAGAGTACTACCGCAAGCGCATCGTACGAGTGAGTATTGTGCAGTTTCTGAGTAAGCTGGCTAGCGACTTGATCATCAACGCGTTTGACACCCCCTGGAGTCCACACGACAACCTCGGAAAGTCCTGGAAATCCTACTTGacattcttttggaagccTATCTTGCAGTTCGCCATTTTTCCAATGCAGTTCGCCTATCTTTATTCCTACTATCCGACGGGGAATATGGGTGATCTTCCGGCCAAATTAGAAGCAATTTGGAAAGAGAAGCACAAAACAGATGCCGAAGCTGTGTTTGAGCAAGCATCCAAGGAAGGCTTTGTCATGGAACACGAAGcgtcctttttcaaaaaagcgGAAGTAGAATTGTCCCCAACAGCTTTGGCAGCTACGAAAGAAGAACTAAGCTAGAAGTGAAGAAATTCCATAGTTTTCATTGTAGCCTTTCGGACCGTATGCTTCTCACGCTGATTTACCCCTTTACCTTCGCTCCACGAAGTTTCGCCATTAGCTTAAGATCGTCATTGTCAAGGTATCCGGATCGGGTGACGTCCAATCGCTCAAATTGATGATACAGCTCGTCTAGCTCTTTCTGATCAACGCGGCCCATTTCAATCAACATAAATTGGACGTACTCTTCGCGTGTTATCTTTCCGTCACCATCGGCGTCCATTAGATGCAGGTGTTCAATCGTCAAATCTCGTTCCAACTGTTGCTCGTAAACTTCGCGTTGCCGACGTTGCACCAACGATAACGCAATCCCTGAAAGTAAATCACCAGCCGCTGCTACAGCTAAGGGAATGTACAGAATAGCAAACATTCGGGCGTGGCGGGTTTGTGGTGACAAGTCTCCGAATCCGATCGTTGACGCTACCAAGGAAAGTGAGATACGGAAGAAGGAGATGGCGAGATATGGACCGAGCAAACTTACCCGTGACCAACGAATAGTAAATAGACTCTGTCCATGACCAACCTTTATTCAGAACCTTCATGGCGGCACCTCCTCCGAAGATGATAGAAAGAGAGGGAACCACTCGGATCACCATGTTTAGAATTGATTGCATCCTGTTTCTACCTTCTAATTCTTCGACAGATCCAAAAATTAACCCTTCATAGAAGCGCCTTCTTTTTTTTCTGCTTTTGCCAGCGTCCTTAAGTACACGCTTTTGCGTTTCTCGCGATTGTGTTCGAAAGTGGTTCAGCTTTTTGGGCATGTTTTCGAAGACCTTCATGAGACGCACCTTGCTTTTTTCGCGTGCTTTGGCAATGGCGTCCACTTCGGCCTGGAGAAGACTAGACCCAATCGTTGCCACAGCGGTTCCCAGGAATGCTATCCCACCCAATCCAAAAATACATGTAAAGGCTTTGGAGGCCGTATTAGTGGGGCACAAATCACCGTATCCGACGGTGCTGAAACACACACAGGTAAAGTACATAGCATCCACGAGCGACCATTTTTCCAGTACCACCGAATATGCTAGCACTCCAACAGCCAGGTAGGCTGTGACGGCCAAGAACCCTTCCCGCAGTGTTAATCCCACGGAAATGTTTCCTCGAGTTCCTTTTTTGCGTTGGGTACCGGGGATCAACACGACTCGACGTAAAGCGGGGAAGGGCAACGTGACACCCTTCCAAAAACTGCGAGCAAAGGTTTGCAATGGGCCATACCTCTTACGTCCATGTCGCCTTTTTGCATTAGCGGAAAGGAAAGAATCATTCAATGAACTGTAATCTCGCCGTAGCTTTGATTTTGGCGTCGGAGGAAGGCGAGCGCCCGGCCTTCGCAGCTGATAGATAGGTGACGCTAACGACCAAGCTCCTCGCCAACCAATGCAAAAAGTACACCACCAGAACAGAACGGTTTTCTTGTATAGTGTCATACTTGTCCATGTGCAGGGAGCCAGTGCATCCCCTGAAAGCTCGTATCAAACACTGTATGGTCTGACAATTTACGAAACAAACATGTATGAAATGTTGTTGGAGTTTGAAAAAGAGGTTGTGAAGAGACTGACATTGATTCCCGCCTTCAACATCCGGGTTTTAA
Encoded here:
- the ZEP2 gene encoding precursor of protein zeaxanthin epoxidase-like protein (expressed gene with similarity to zeaxanthin epoxidase, putatively involved in xanthophyll cycling); the protein is MGLSFLSLCAVLTASSAMAFVTTRSPACNDVTRSLHRINTRHMTYPFYPASSLRISTRVASTAVPPEDVAFDKLSLPAREGRPLKIAIAGGGVGGLTTALCMLKKGFDVTVYEKTAAFARFGGPIQFASNALSVLKEIDETLFERVMDKFTFTGTRTCGIKDGLRADGSFRMTEDRLDYLWNPDAPADWFVKFPLKQCADLFGLPYTGVIDRPDLQEILIDECRKLKPDFLINGNPVVGYEDLGKGQGVTINLNDQTTASADVLVGSDGIWSAVRDQMYKEGGVKSTSANKKKRQGCDYSGYTVFAGETILKTPDYYATGYKVYIGPKRYFVTSDVGDGRIQWYAFFALPPGTKKAPSGWGGSTRDGQTDPEENLVDYVKGLHEGWSDEVMMVLDSTSPDSVEQRDLYDRAPELFRSWANGNVVLIGDAVHAMMPNLGQGGCQAIEDAYVLTETLANTRTTEKLQDALQEYYRKRIVRVSIVQFLSKLASDLIINAFDTPWSPHDNLGKSWKSYLTFFWKPILQFAIFPMQFAYLYSYYPTGNMGDLPAKLEAIWKEKHKTDAEAVFEQASKEGFVMEHEASFFKKAEVELSPTALAATKEELS
- a CDS encoding predicted protein — its product is MSLTRWAFASTLVTLFSASAFVPQHSRSKSHHGSAATTHLYMSAALIVQNKGGGHGELGFQLAKVLSDNDKITSVTILQDDACKDSAEPFQSYATDLPDVKVVKASLGDESMTATALQDILGKDAAFDYVWDNASKSPKGAGQAICDLAKAWNVKLFTYVSSAGMYQPTADAPFPMPETTPIKESAGQNQFDQYAIQQGLPLVTFRPQYIYGPKANKHDYIDWYFDRLVRELPLPIPGDGTQKLSLTNAEDVASLLAAPLNDEAAAIAQRVFNCGTDQLVSYDEVAYLCAEAAGIDKDKVMIEHYDADMFGKATFPFRMTDFYVAPDTAKEKLGWSGPLHSLKDDLQSFYYESYVARGGPTKKMSLIKDWEITVGSKTSLPEYGSSIYDKFDPIILEVPAAPAE
- a CDS encoding predicted protein, yielding MTLYKKTVLFWWCTFCIGWRGAWSLASPIYQLRRPGARLPPTPKSKLRRDYSSLNDSFLSANAKRRHGRKRYGPLQTFARSFWKGVTLPFPALRRVVLIPGTQRKKGTRGNISVGLTLREGFLAVTAYLAVGVLAYSVVLEKWSLVDAMYFTCVCFSTVGYGDLCPTNTASKAFTCIFGLGGIAFLGTAVATIGSSLLQAEVDAIAKAREKSKVRLMKVFENMPKKLNHFRTQSRETQKRVLKDAGKSRKKRRRFYEGLIFGSVEELEGRNRMQSILNMVIRVVPSLSIIFGGGAAMKVLNKGWSWTESIYYSLVTASTIGFGDLSPQTRHARMFAILYIPLAVAAAGDLLSGIALSLVQRRQREVYEQQLERDLTIEHLHLMDADGDGKITREEYVQFMLIEMGRVDQKELDELYHQFERLDVTRSGYLDNDDLKLMAKLRGAKVKG